A genomic region of Vigna radiata var. radiata cultivar VC1973A unplaced genomic scaffold, Vradiata_ver6 scaffold_86, whole genome shotgun sequence contains the following coding sequences:
- the LOC106754248 gene encoding O-acyltransferase WSD1, giving the protein MNCFEEDVPVPLSPMADYFSSTLINVFVIAVAESEIPIDDSKVQPLLKNKLLPICSRFSSIMVADKNGKKVWKQVDVNLKDHIKIPMFTSTNGTLKLYDQCFDEYMSKIAMEQLREDKPLWELHLFKYPTSKCEGTFIFKLHHALGDGYSFMTTFLSIVQSADNPSVPIKFPSSKSSSSTNAMPKQLSQTASMVFKSAFDFGWSLLKNSLIPDEQTPLRSGHEDVGFRPMSIVNVSLSLDNIKEVKNKLKVSVNDVLVGAIFFGIQLYMKAKNHRSRTAETTALVLLNTRNIRAYISAKEMHATNSKAPWGNRFHFMHVPVPMLSDKKELNPLEFVLDAKKNINRQRNSLAVPLTGVLLRLLNQIKGPQAATNYMYKIMNNASLSISHMVGPEEKVTLVNHPIKGFYFMTVGLSQSMTVTITSYMGYLRVGFGVEEGFIDEYQLKSCFDISLQMILEAAKKLPKM; this is encoded by the exons atgaaCTGCTTTGAGGAAGATGTTCCAGTTCCTCTTAGCCCTATGGCAGATTACTTCAGCAGCACTCTGATAAACGTGTTTGTCATTGCTGTTGCTGAATCTGAGATTCCAATTGATGACTCAAAAGTTCAACCTCTGCTTAAGAACAAGTTACTTCCCATATGCTCCAGATTCTCTTCTATCATG GTTGCTGACAAGAATGGGAAAAAGGTTTGGAAACAAGTTGATGTTAACCTAAAGGATCACATCAAGATTCCTATGTTTACGTCCACCAACGGAACACTCAAATTATACGACCAGTGTTTTGATGAATACATGTCAAAAATAGCTATGGAACAGTTACGAGAGGATAAACCACTTTGGGAATTGCATTTATTTAAGTATCCAACGAGCAAATGTGAAGGAACTTTTATATTTAAGCTCCATCATGCACTTGGAGATGGCTACTCTTTCATGACAACTTTCCTTTCCATAGTACAAAGTGCTGATAATCCTTCTGTTCCAATCAAATTTCCTTCAAGCAAATCATCATCAAGCACCAATGCCATGCCAAAACAGTTATCTCAAACTGCCTCTATGGTGTTCAAGAGTGCATTTGATTTTGGCTGGAGTTTGTTGAAAAACAGCCTGATACCAGATGAACAGACACCATTAAGGTCAGGGCATGAAGATGTAGGGTTTCGCCCAATGAGTATAGTAAATGTTTCCCTCTCTTTGGACAACATTAAAGAAGTCAAAAATAAACTCAAAGTG AGCGTAAACGATGTGTTGGTTGGTGCAATTTTCTTTGGTATTCAACTGTACATGAAGGCAAAGAATCACAGATCAAGAACTGCTGAGACTACAGCATTAGTGTTGCTGAATACCAGGAATATTAGGGCTTACATATCAGCGAAGGAGATGCATGCTACCAATTCTAAGGCACCTTGGGGGAACAGATTCCACTTCATGCATGTTCCAGTGCCCATGTTAAGTGACAAGAAAGAATTGAACCCACTTGAGTTTGTGTTAGATGCTAAGAAAAACATCAACAGACAGAGAAATTCTTTGGCAGTACCATTGACTGGCGTGCTTTTACGCTTGTTGAACCAAATCAAAGGACCCCAG GCTGCTACGAACTACATGTATAAGATAATGAATAATGCAAGTTTGAGCATATCACACATGGTAGGGCCAGAAGAGAAAGTGACTTTGGTTAATCATCCAATCAAAGGCTTCTACTTCATGACTGTTGGTTTATCTCAG AGTATGACAGTGACTATAACAAGCTACATGGGATATTTAAGAGTTGGATTTGGCGTAGAGGAAGGCTTCATAGATGAATACCAACTGAAGTCATGTTTCGACATATCTCTGCAGATGATATTGGAAGCAGCAAAAAAATTACCTAAAATGTAG